Proteins encoded in a region of the Methanofollis tationis genome:
- a CDS encoding ABC transporter permease has product MTAVLLVALLLASGITAESGIRLQDGIYTVGIDDPAVAAILSGDPAFSVSLTDGATLAQRPGAYDLVISGGRARAARTEKGAAALSAFSIAYRNYRTGIYTGEEDLFAAYPLWIETVEVTSSLDFTATESGQIIAPKPQEGSDVRPSGQVEEVPTPSSTLAVSAEELRQDLAAAPAGNEGIARYLGMFSGGPDLGEFKTPSQLSPPLPFDSLIYIFVFIFPLYFTSQFAMMSIANERIERRGEILLSTPAGPLTIIAGKMLPYFLLMIAVCSAIVLITGGSFVVIFPLIPVILFFLAAALLIGMTARSFRELSFLSIFFSTVMTSYLFFPSIFANVHVISLISPLTLVVLNFQGTGFSAADYLYATALFWLSTAVVLWLCARNFTEEQLFSQERLTSRLRSFIFAAMARDHPFASLVAVNLLAIPLIFMVQLMYLVLLFNLPLPWSLIALILLAAFTEEVAKSIGIVALFRGIPGFFTWRNVLLAAVATGFGFLLGEKLLLFVMMAQVTGSLFGSVLFSGFGLLWMPFLLHTAGALIVGAVLKVGGRRAYLPGLLLATAVHASYNLILIGGAL; this is encoded by the coding sequence ATGACTGCCGTCCTTCTCGTCGCTCTCCTCCTCGCCTCGGGTATCACCGCAGAGAGCGGCATCCGTCTCCAGGACGGTATCTACACGGTGGGGATCGACGATCCCGCCGTAGCGGCGATCCTCTCAGGCGACCCGGCATTCTCGGTGAGTCTCACAGACGGCGCCACGCTCGCCCAGAGACCGGGCGCATACGACCTCGTCATCTCGGGTGGCAGGGCCAGGGCGGCCCGGACCGAGAAGGGTGCGGCGGCGCTCTCTGCATTCTCCATCGCATACCGGAACTACCGTACCGGTATCTACACAGGCGAAGAGGACCTCTTTGCCGCATACCCCCTCTGGATCGAGACGGTAGAGGTGACGAGCAGCCTCGACTTCACCGCCACCGAAAGCGGACAGATCATCGCCCCAAAACCGCAGGAAGGGAGCGACGTTCGGCCCTCAGGCCAGGTCGAAGAGGTGCCGACACCTTCGTCCACCCTCGCCGTCTCCGCGGAAGAACTCCGCCAGGACCTCGCCGCCGCCCCGGCAGGGAACGAGGGGATCGCGCGCTACCTTGGCATGTTCTCAGGCGGCCCTGACCTCGGGGAGTTCAAGACCCCCTCGCAGCTCTCCCCGCCCCTCCCCTTCGACTCGCTCATTTACATCTTCGTCTTCATCTTTCCGCTCTACTTCACCTCCCAGTTCGCGATGATGTCGATTGCAAACGAGCGGATCGAGCGGCGGGGCGAGATCCTTCTTTCCACCCCGGCCGGACCGCTCACCATCATCGCCGGCAAGATGCTCCCCTACTTCCTCCTGATGATCGCCGTCTGCTCGGCGATTGTCCTCATCACCGGCGGATCGTTCGTTGTCATCTTCCCCCTCATCCCGGTGATCCTCTTCTTCCTTGCGGCGGCACTGCTCATCGGCATGACGGCGCGGAGCTTTCGAGAACTCTCCTTCCTCTCCATCTTCTTCTCGACGGTGATGACCTCGTACCTCTTCTTCCCCTCGATCTTCGCAAATGTCCACGTGATCAGCCTGATCTCGCCCCTGACCCTGGTGGTCCTCAACTTCCAGGGCACGGGCTTTTCTGCGGCCGACTACCTCTATGCGACCGCCCTCTTCTGGCTCTCAACCGCCGTCGTCCTCTGGCTCTGCGCCCGCAACTTCACCGAGGAGCAGCTCTTCTCGCAGGAACGCCTCACCTCCCGCCTCCGCTCCTTTATCTTTGCGGCGATGGCCCGGGACCACCCCTTCGCCTCCCTCGTCGCCGTAAACCTCCTCGCCATCCCGCTCATCTTCATGGTGCAACTGATGTACCTGGTGCTCCTCTTCAACCTCCCGCTGCCGTGGTCGCTCATCGCCCTGATCCTCCTCGCCGCCTTCACCGAGGAGGTCGCCAAGTCGATCGGGATCGTCGCCCTCTTCCGCGGGATCCCGGGCTTTTTCACCTGGCGAAACGTGCTCCTCGCCGCCGTGGCGACCGGGTTCGGTTTCCTCCTCGGTGAGAAACTTCTCCTCTTCGTGATGATGGCGCAGGTCACCGGGTCGCTCTTCGGCTCTGTCCTCTTCTCGGGTTTCGGCCTCCTCTGGATGCCCTTCCTTCTCCATACGGCAGGCGCCCTGATCGTGGGGGCGGTGCTGAAGGTCGGCGGGCGTCGGGCCTATCTCCCGGGCCTCCTCCTCGCGACGGCGGTCCATGCCTCGTATAACCTCATCCTGATCGGGGGTGCACTGTGA
- a CDS encoding ABC transporter permease — translation MKPRHVWTIAKKELRGIGNERTIVLAILLQVFIAMFSSFLVVGLTSLYDPSSLGGMSGGYAVGYAGTDSPLADLLEEKGDFEVYRMDLSEAVAALQERRLAAVVYVPDTPPDGTDPVKITLYTLKNDISASVTGVKIREAMEAYEVMLREARDDRLTAEPVEIAVPADVRGQSFFIFVYGLLVPLLLFMPAIISASLIIDFITEEYSTKTLDTLLSTPLTFTEILWGKVLAAWVLVPLQAGAWIVLLAANGIAIRSTLAILLHVSAASLVLILIGAIAALHYRERTSAQFVYSTALVAVLLAVLAIPGNPANLIVLLAAGSPAPLHGAALVGVLTGTAFLAIITDRYARRLAARAAQ, via the coding sequence GTGAAGCCGCGTCATGTCTGGACCATCGCAAAAAAAGAACTCCGGGGGATCGGAAACGAGCGGACGATCGTGCTTGCGATCCTGCTGCAGGTATTCATCGCCATGTTCTCCTCGTTCCTGGTCGTCGGCCTCACCTCGCTCTACGACCCCTCGTCCCTCGGCGGGATGTCGGGGGGGTATGCGGTCGGGTATGCCGGCACCGATTCGCCGCTTGCAGACCTGCTCGAAGAGAAAGGCGACTTCGAGGTCTACCGGATGGACCTCTCCGAAGCGGTCGCCGCCCTGCAGGAGCGGAGGCTTGCGGCAGTGGTCTATGTCCCTGATACCCCTCCGGACGGTACCGACCCGGTGAAGATCACGCTCTACACCCTGAAAAACGACATCTCCGCCTCGGTGACCGGCGTGAAGATCAGGGAGGCGATGGAGGCCTATGAGGTGATGCTCAGGGAGGCGAGAGACGACCGCCTCACTGCAGAGCCCGTCGAGATCGCCGTTCCTGCAGATGTACGCGGCCAGAGTTTCTTCATCTTCGTTTACGGCCTCCTCGTGCCCCTCCTCCTCTTCATGCCGGCGATCATCTCGGCGAGCCTGATCATCGACTTCATCACCGAGGAGTACAGCACAAAAACCCTCGACACGCTCCTCTCGACGCCCCTCACCTTCACCGAGATCCTCTGGGGAAAAGTGCTCGCTGCATGGGTGCTCGTCCCGCTCCAGGCCGGGGCGTGGATCGTCCTCCTGGCAGCGAACGGGATCGCGATCCGCAGCACCCTTGCGATCCTCCTCCACGTATCGGCGGCGTCCCTGGTGCTGATCCTCATCGGGGCGATCGCCGCCCTTCACTATCGTGAGCGGACGAGTGCCCAGTTCGTCTACTCGACCGCTCTCGTCGCCGTCCTCCTCGCCGTCCTCGCCATCCCCGGCAACCCGGCGAACCTGATCGTCCTGCTCGCAGCCGGTTCGCCAGCGCCCCTGCATGGGGCGGCGCTCGTCGGTGTCCTTACCGGGACGGCCTTCCTTGCGATCATCACCGATCGCTATGCGCGGCGGCTGGCGGCACGGGCGGCGCAATAG
- a CDS encoding PEGA domain-containing protein, which translates to MIRTVSFMAGAVLALFLLVAPAAALGGDEAWIEVRCNVNGASIYFDNDYKGQITSGVLSVPVYTTGAPYYTAKATMDGYYTASTSIGSYPSIGESKTIYITLNPVPTPVPPSTGSISVTSSPSGAKTYLDGSYYGRTPQVISGLSVGSHTVRVEYDGYQTWTQTAGVSAGGVTSVYATLAHEPTYGSIYVSSSPSNANVYLDGTYKGTTPMTISGVSQGSHFLEIEKAGYHEWSSSVKVVSGQQSYISATLDPNSQPTSGTIVVSSTPVGAYIYLDGSYQGRTTAQGFVIIGVSPGTRTVTLKLDGYQDAATSVNVNAGQQSSVSLTLQTPGANTGSMTITSTPAGAEVYLNNAYKGITPLTLSDLAVGSYTVSVQLQGYTEWTTTATVNAGATTPVSAQLVPATTPTPEAAAMPLTVFGAIALLGAVLVLRRR; encoded by the coding sequence ATGATCCGAACAGTATCCTTCATGGCAGGAGCGGTTCTCGCTCTTTTCCTTCTCGTGGCCCCGGCCGCCGCCCTCGGCGGCGACGAGGCCTGGATAGAGGTCAGGTGCAATGTGAACGGTGCATCGATCTACTTCGACAACGACTACAAAGGCCAGATCACAAGCGGCGTGCTGAGCGTGCCTGTCTATACGACCGGTGCGCCGTATTACACGGCAAAGGCGACGATGGACGGTTATTACACCGCATCGACCTCGATCGGCTCGTACCCCTCAATTGGAGAGTCTAAGACCATCTACATCACCTTAAACCCGGTTCCGACCCCGGTTCCCCCCTCCACTGGCTCCATCTCGGTGACCTCCAGCCCGAGCGGCGCAAAGACCTATCTGGACGGTTCCTACTATGGCAGGACGCCGCAGGTGATCAGCGGCCTCTCTGTGGGGTCGCACACGGTCAGGGTCGAGTACGACGGTTACCAGACCTGGACCCAGACCGCCGGCGTCAGTGCCGGTGGGGTCACGAGTGTCTATGCCACCCTGGCGCATGAGCCGACCTACGGCTCGATCTACGTCTCTTCGAGCCCGTCGAACGCCAATGTCTATCTTGATGGCACGTATAAGGGCACGACCCCGATGACCATCAGCGGCGTCTCGCAGGGGTCTCATTTCCTCGAGATCGAGAAGGCCGGGTACCATGAATGGAGCAGCTCGGTAAAGGTCGTCTCAGGCCAGCAGTCCTACATCTCGGCCACCCTTGACCCCAACTCACAGCCGACCTCAGGGACGATCGTCGTCTCCTCCACCCCGGTCGGTGCCTACATCTATCTGGACGGGAGTTACCAGGGCAGAACAACTGCGCAGGGCTTTGTGATCATCGGCGTCTCGCCGGGCACCCGCACCGTGACCCTGAAACTCGACGGCTACCAGGACGCCGCCACCTCGGTTAACGTGAACGCAGGGCAGCAGTCTTCGGTCTCCCTCACCCTGCAGACCCCCGGTGCAAACACCGGTTCGATGACGATCACCTCCACCCCCGCAGGTGCCGAGGTCTACCTGAACAACGCGTATAAGGGTATCACACCCCTCACCCTCAGCGATCTCGCCGTGGGCTCATACACCGTCTCGGTCCAGCTCCAGGGCTATACCGAGTGGACCACCACCGCCACCGTGAACGCTGGCGCCACGACCCCGGTTTCGGCGCAGCTCGTGCCGGCAACGACGCCGACCCCTGAGGCAGCGGCGATGCCGCTGACGGTGTTCGGCGCCATCGCCCTGCTCGGTGCGGTGCTCGTCCTGCGCAGGCGCTGA
- a CDS encoding methyl-coenzyme M reductase glutamine C-methyltransferase, translating to MKTVVISPGIATYGAMLIGGAVRDAGHEVRLSTALAAGDADVVLLSLFSTQHLMDPVIRDFVAGVRASERPVYIGGPVSAYPEYVLGELAPDAVVVGEGEETVPRLLDRGVLPDLPGIAFSHGGRTVITPPAPPAQVAHRPLPLIPDDIGRQSIRGANAYIETHRGCTGACTFCQVPRFFGREIRSRDLDEIREEVRAFRDKGAVRLSVSGGTGSLFGYHGKIDDDAVIALLQMLAEELGPKNVSAPDIRVDAITDEILEAIRKFTIGWLFYGFESGSDAVLRQMGKGVTVSQMHEAVERSRQHGLKVAGCFIVGYPTETAEDYEATKEFVAEEMLDDVFVSVAEPIPKTPLADLVLRTPHEKNPVYAPHEGEYRSLRLTEAEARWFDLSQHADMYKPLLHVVTDEVFNMYLAEARKQGEDVRRATALIERYERAGDEG from the coding sequence ATGAAGACCGTGGTCATCTCGCCGGGCATTGCCACCTATGGGGCGATGCTCATCGGCGGCGCCGTCAGGGATGCAGGGCACGAGGTGCGGCTCTCGACCGCTCTGGCCGCCGGGGACGCCGACGTAGTGCTCCTCAGCCTGTTTTCGACACAGCACCTGATGGATCCCGTGATCAGGGATTTCGTCGCCGGGGTGCGGGCTTCGGAGCGCCCGGTCTATATCGGCGGCCCGGTCTCCGCATACCCGGAGTACGTGCTCGGTGAACTCGCCCCGGACGCTGTGGTCGTTGGCGAGGGGGAAGAGACGGTGCCGCGCCTCCTCGACCGCGGCGTCTTGCCCGATCTCCCCGGGATCGCCTTCTCTCACGGTGGGCGGACCGTGATCACACCGCCGGCGCCGCCGGCCCAGGTGGCGCACCGCCCGCTCCCCCTGATCCCTGACGATATCGGGCGGCAGAGCATCAGGGGGGCGAACGCCTATATCGAGACGCACCGGGGCTGTACCGGCGCCTGCACCTTCTGTCAGGTGCCGCGGTTCTTCGGGAGAGAGATCAGGAGCCGCGACCTCGACGAGATCAGGGAGGAAGTCCGGGCGTTCAGGGATAAGGGCGCCGTGCGCCTCTCGGTCTCGGGCGGGACCGGTTCGCTTTTCGGGTATCATGGGAAGATCGACGACGACGCCGTCATTGCTCTCCTCCAGATGCTCGCCGAGGAGCTCGGCCCGAAAAATGTCTCGGCCCCGGACATCAGGGTGGACGCGATCACCGACGAGATCCTGGAGGCGATCCGGAAATTCACGATTGGCTGGCTCTTCTACGGTTTCGAGTCGGGAAGCGACGCCGTGCTCAGGCAGATGGGCAAGGGTGTCACCGTCTCCCAGATGCACGAGGCAGTGGAGCGGTCGCGCCAGCATGGCCTGAAGGTCGCCGGGTGCTTTATCGTCGGCTACCCGACCGAGACCGCGGAGGACTACGAGGCGACAAAAGAGTTCGTCGCCGAGGAGATGCTCGACGACGTCTTCGTCTCGGTGGCTGAACCGATCCCGAAGACCCCGCTTGCCGACCTGGTGCTGAGGACGCCGCACGAGAAGAACCCGGTCTACGCGCCTCATGAAGGGGAATACCGCTCCCTCCGTCTCACCGAGGCCGAGGCGCGCTGGTTCGATCTCTCCCAGCACGCCGATATGTACAAACCCCTCCTCCACGTGGTGACCGACGAGGTCTTCAACATGTACCTTGCCGAGGCGAGAAAGCAGGGCGAGGATGTCAGGCGGGCGACGGCGCTGATCGAGCGCTATGAGAGGGCGGGAGACGAAGGCTGA
- a CDS encoding PKD domain-containing protein — protein sequence MRPKTRAALAFMLGVALLMSAGAAVTFTDSLPDKTNLTDGEKKLSSELLDLVRASEENGAVMETDVAGGQIFGASAEESPEDTVYVYVTVDPAASTAVIDAYASAVTGRDEGYHLAAAVVPVAALADLAALPEVVSVMRVLPPMVNAGSVDTEGDTLLRAKAFRNATGYGGAGVRIGIISDGVDHIETAVASGDLPEDVHVLSNEQGGNEGTAMLEIVHDIAPDADLYFHDHGSSWIEFNAAIDALAAAGCTVICDDIAWTTVPYFQDGIIASHIQSLVDEGEIIYVSSAGNYAKAHYQGGYVDGGNGWHDFGGDIELPFTVPAGASIFVVLEWNDPWGSSSNDYDLYVYDSLGTKIASSTGPQDGDDNPIEYASVRNTGASAAKAYIGVKKYSGSARALEIFTFGASVDASYSTTADSVFGHQAAEGVIAVGSIDYADVIRYYSSRGPSTISYPVAVQREKPEISATDGVSVTGSGGFPSTFYGTSAAAPHVAAISGLVWGLAPDLSAAEVREKMLSTAEDLGTGGFDTIYGYGRVDAFDLFLATGEAPTASFNAAPLSGPAPLTVTFTDLSVGATAWQWSFGDGGASTEQHPVHTYAMPGTYTVSLTASSLFGSTTAEKAGYVTVTAPALAANFSANRTAGTVPFAVQFNDTTAGAPLAWNWSFGDGVTSTEQHPLHTYLMPGNYTVSLAVADAYGSMDTAAAEGYVTAEAPPLVAAFTTNVTSGFVPFAVGFNDTTAGAPVAWNWSFGDNGTSIERHPIHAYTMPGIYTVNLTVTDAYGAVSGNETIIRAKLLLHPAFSVNLTAGVVPLAVCFTDLTAANASAWLWSFGDGNTSIEQHPVHTYTVAGAYTVSLTVNGDCGSVTKSGYINALPLLYGDANNDGTVNQADTLRVLREVVGIVDMPPAGIDRFQKTDVHRNGAIEVGDALFIAQFNVGLRDVWFEIV from the coding sequence GTGAGACCAAAAACACGTGCCGCCCTTGCATTCATGCTCGGCGTCGCCCTTCTCATGTCGGCGGGCGCCGCCGTCACCTTCACCGATTCGCTGCCGGACAAAACCAACCTCACCGATGGCGAGAAGAAACTCTCCTCCGAACTGCTCGACCTGGTGAGGGCATCTGAAGAAAACGGGGCGGTGATGGAGACTGACGTCGCCGGGGGGCAGATCTTCGGGGCGTCGGCTGAAGAGAGCCCCGAGGATACCGTCTACGTCTATGTCACCGTCGATCCCGCCGCCTCCACCGCCGTGATCGACGCCTATGCCTCCGCGGTCACCGGGCGGGACGAGGGCTACCATCTTGCCGCCGCGGTGGTGCCGGTGGCGGCCCTCGCCGATCTTGCGGCCCTGCCAGAGGTCGTCTCGGTGATGCGCGTGCTGCCTCCCATGGTCAACGCCGGTTCTGTGGATACGGAGGGCGACACCCTCCTCCGTGCAAAAGCCTTCAGGAACGCAACCGGCTATGGCGGGGCCGGGGTGCGGATCGGGATCATCTCCGACGGTGTCGATCATATCGAGACGGCCGTCGCCTCCGGCGACCTGCCTGAGGACGTCCATGTGCTCTCCAATGAGCAGGGAGGGAACGAGGGGACGGCGATGCTTGAGATCGTTCACGATATCGCCCCTGACGCCGATCTTTACTTCCATGACCACGGTAGCAGCTGGATCGAATTCAACGCCGCCATCGATGCCCTCGCTGCCGCCGGGTGCACGGTGATCTGCGACGACATCGCATGGACAACCGTGCCCTATTTCCAGGACGGGATCATCGCCTCGCATATCCAGTCTCTGGTCGATGAGGGTGAGATTATCTATGTCTCTTCGGCCGGGAATTACGCTAAAGCCCATTACCAGGGGGGTTATGTGGACGGCGGCAACGGCTGGCACGACTTCGGCGGGGACATCGAGCTCCCCTTCACGGTCCCCGCAGGTGCATCAATCTTCGTCGTCCTCGAATGGAACGACCCCTGGGGCTCGTCGTCGAACGATTACGATCTCTATGTCTACGATTCCTTGGGGACGAAGATCGCATCCAGCACCGGTCCGCAGGACGGGGACGACAACCCGATCGAATACGCATCGGTGAGAAACACGGGCGCCTCGGCCGCAAAGGCGTATATTGGGGTGAAAAAATACTCCGGTTCCGCCCGGGCCCTCGAAATATTCACCTTCGGGGCATCCGTCGACGCCTCGTACAGCACGACCGCAGACTCGGTCTTCGGCCACCAGGCTGCAGAGGGTGTCATCGCCGTCGGGTCGATCGACTATGCCGATGTGATCCGGTACTACTCTTCCCGCGGCCCTTCGACGATCTCCTATCCTGTTGCGGTGCAGCGGGAGAAACCTGAGATCTCGGCGACGGACGGCGTCTCGGTCACCGGCTCCGGCGGTTTTCCCTCCACCTTCTACGGGACGAGCGCTGCCGCCCCGCATGTGGCGGCGATCTCTGGGCTTGTCTGGGGGCTCGCTCCTGACCTGAGCGCTGCCGAGGTGCGGGAAAAAATGCTTTCGACCGCAGAAGATCTCGGCACAGGCGGCTTCGACACCATCTACGGCTACGGGAGGGTCGACGCCTTCGATCTGTTCCTCGCCACCGGGGAGGCCCCGACGGCGTCGTTCAACGCCGCACCGCTGAGTGGACCGGCGCCGCTGACGGTGACCTTCACCGATCTGTCGGTTGGGGCGACGGCCTGGCAGTGGTCTTTCGGCGATGGTGGGGCCTCGACGGAGCAGCACCCGGTCCACACCTACGCGATGCCCGGAACCTATACCGTCTCGCTCACGGCGTCCAGCCTCTTTGGCAGTACGACGGCCGAAAAAGCAGGGTATGTTACGGTGACAGCGCCGGCACTGGCGGCGAACTTCTCCGCGAACAGGACGGCAGGGACGGTCCCCTTTGCCGTGCAGTTCAACGACACTACCGCGGGGGCCCCCCTCGCATGGAACTGGTCCTTTGGCGACGGCGTCACCTCCACGGAGCAGCACCCGCTCCACACCTATCTGATGCCGGGGAACTACACTGTCTCTCTCGCCGTCGCCGACGCCTACGGGAGCATGGACACGGCGGCCGCGGAGGGGTACGTCACCGCGGAAGCCCCGCCCCTGGTCGCCGCCTTCACGACGAATGTCACCTCGGGTTTCGTTCCCTTCGCCGTCGGGTTCAACGATACTACCGCAGGGGCGCCGGTCGCATGGAACTGGTCATTCGGGGATAATGGAACCTCGATCGAGCGGCACCCAATCCATGCCTATACAATGCCGGGCATTTATACCGTGAACCTCACCGTCACCGATGCCTACGGGGCGGTGAGCGGCAATGAAACGATCATACGGGCAAAACTGCTCCTGCACCCGGCCTTTTCGGTGAACCTTACCGCCGGCGTCGTCCCCCTCGCGGTCTGCTTCACCGATCTCACGGCCGCGAACGCATCGGCGTGGCTCTGGTCCTTCGGCGATGGAAACACCTCGATCGAGCAGCACCCGGTCCACACCTACACCGTAGCCGGCGCCTACACGGTCTCCCTCACGGTGAATGGAGACTGCGGGTCGGTGACGAAGAGCGGTTACATCAACGCCCTCCCCCTGCTCTACGGCGACGCCAACAACGACGGCACCGTGAACCAGGCCGACACCCTCCGGGTGCTCCGTGAGGTGGTTGGCATTGTTGATATGCCCCCGGCAGGCATCGACCGGTTCCAGAAGACCGACGTCCACAGAAACGGTGCGATCGAAGTGGGCGACGCCCTCTTCATCGCGCAGTTCAATGTCGGGCTCCGGGACGTGTGGTTTGAGATAGTCTAA